The following are from one region of the bacterium genome:
- a CDS encoding dihydroorotase yields the protein MPTRSARPLLLKGGTVVDPARGLYAKADVLLRGGRVAAVERGLVEPTAEVVDCGELFVVPGLVDMHVHLREPGLEDKETIATGTRAAALGGFTSIACKANTGQFVDNEAAVEYVRYIAELRGLVNVFPIAALTEGLAGAGIAPLRELREAGAVALSDDGHPVRRSGLLLNALKYARDAGFLVISHAEEEALSGGGVVSAGPSATAAGLEPILAEAEDVGTVRDILVAARVGVPLHVDHVSTARSVETVRDARRRGFDVTAEATPHHFCLDQSSLPDDFDPRTKVNPPIRTAADREAVVAGLRDGTLEIIASDHAPHTLAEKDQPYQTAPFGIVGLETTLGLTLTYLVEPGHLSFGEAVERLSTNPARRLGLTGKGKLGVGSAADVTVIDRGARWTVDPEKFAGKGVNTPFAGWELTGRAVYVVVGGRVVMADGELVGS from the coding sequence TTGCCGACCAGGAGTGCCAGGCCCCTTCTGCTCAAGGGTGGGACGGTGGTGGACCCCGCCCGGGGCCTTTACGCCAAGGCCGACGTGCTGTTGCGCGGGGGGCGGGTGGCCGCCGTGGAACGGGGGCTCGTCGAGCCGACGGCGGAAGTCGTTGACTGCGGCGAGCTCTTCGTCGTGCCCGGCCTGGTGGATATGCACGTCCACCTGCGCGAGCCGGGGCTGGAGGACAAGGAGACCATCGCCACCGGCACGCGGGCGGCGGCGCTGGGCGGGTTCACATCCATCGCCTGCAAGGCGAACACCGGCCAGTTCGTGGACAACGAGGCGGCGGTGGAGTACGTCCGCTACATCGCGGAGCTGCGCGGGCTGGTGAACGTCTTTCCCATCGCGGCCCTGACCGAGGGGCTGGCCGGGGCCGGAATCGCCCCGCTCCGCGAACTCCGGGAGGCCGGGGCGGTCGCCCTCTCCGACGACGGCCACCCGGTCCGACGGTCCGGCCTCCTCCTCAACGCCCTCAAGTACGCCCGGGACGCAGGTTTTCTGGTCATCAGCCACGCCGAGGAGGAGGCGCTCTCCGGGGGCGGCGTGGTGTCCGCGGGTCCATCGGCCACGGCGGCCGGGCTGGAGCCCATCCTGGCCGAGGCCGAGGACGTGGGGACGGTGCGCGACATCCTCGTGGCGGCCAGGGTCGGGGTGCCGCTCCACGTGGACCACGTCTCCACGGCCCGTTCCGTGGAGACGGTGCGCGACGCCAGGCGGCGAGGGTTCGACGTCACCGCCGAGGCGACGCCCCACCACTTCTGCCTGGACCAGTCTTCCCTTCCGGACGATTTCGACCCCAGGACCAAGGTCAACCCCCCGATAAGGACCGCCGCGGACCGCGAGGCGGTCGTCGCCGGCCTGCGGGACGGGACGTTGGAGATAATCGCCAGCGACCACGCCCCGCACACCCTGGCGGAGAAGGATCAGCCCTACCAAACGGCCCCCTTCGGCATCGTGGGGCTGGAGACGACGTTGGGGCTGACGCTGACGTATCTGGTGGAGCCGGGCCATCTATCCTTCGGCGAGGCGGTGGAGCGGCTCTCCACGAATCCGGCGCGGCGGCTGGGGCTTACCGGAAAGGGAAAACTCGGGGTGGGCTCGGCAGCCGACGTGACGGTGATTGACCGGGGCGCGCGGTGGACGGTTGACCCGGAAAAATTTGCCGGTAAGGGGGTAAACACGCCCTTCGCCGGTTGGGAGCTCACCGGCCGCGCCGTTTACGTTGTGGTCGGGGGGCGGGTCGTGATGGCCGACGGCGAGCTCGTTGGGAGTTGA